In Daucus carota subsp. sativus chromosome 4, DH1 v3.0, whole genome shotgun sequence, one DNA window encodes the following:
- the LOC108217783 gene encoding uncharacterized protein LOC108217783, with protein MDYQNQYLSKSGYECLLFDVDDTLYPFSSGLSTQCTKNITEYMIQYLGIDATNASEMCLKLYKDYGTTMSGLRAIGYDFDDDHYHSLVHGRLPYQNLKPDPVLRNLLHSIPIRKVIFSNADEAHVAKVLSILGLEDCFESVICFETLNPTHKSNITDDARNSGEDGNDSALLESPIICKPFKIAFEEAFKIANINPEKTLFFDDSARNLQTAIRMGLHTMVVGSSYRAKGVDYALESIHNIREALPELWETLEKSEEVLYSREAAIETIVRA; from the exons ATGGATTACCAAAATCAGTACCTATCAAAGTCAGGATATGAATGCCTTCTCTTCG ATGTTGATGATACTCTATATCCGTTTAGTTCCGGATTGTCCACTCAATGCACCAAGAACATTACAG AATATATGATTCAATATCTTGGAATAGATGCTACTAATGCTTCTGAGATGTGTCTGAAACTGTACAAGGACTATGGCACAACGATGTCAGGCCTCCGG GCCATTGGTTATGATTTTGATGATGATCATTATCACAG TCTTGTTCATGGGAGATTACCGTATCAGAATCTGAAACCAGACCCTGTTCTTAGGAATCTTTTGCACAGCATACCCATTCGTAAAGTT ATTTTTTCGAATGCAGATGAAGCCCATGTCGCTAAGGTTCTTAGCATACTTGGATTAGAGGATTGCTTTGAAAGTGTTATATGCTTTGAGACATTAAACCCAACCCACAAAAGTAACATAACTGATGATGCTAGAAACTCTGGTGAAGATGGAAATGATTCAGCACTCCTGGAGTCTCCCATCATCTGCAAACCATTTAAAATTGCTTTTGAAGAGGCTTTTAAGATAGCTAACATAAACCCTGAGAAAACA CTCTTTTTTGATGACAGTGCACGCAATTTGCAAACTGCTATACGTATGGGGCTCCACACTATGGTG GTGGGATCTTCTTACCGTGCTAAGGGCGTGGATTATGCATTAGAGAGTATCCATAACATCAGAGAAGCATTGCCAGAGCTGTGGGAAACACTTGAGAAGTCTGAAGAAGTTCTCTATTCCAGGGAAGCTGCAATTGAGACGATTGTGAGAGCTTAA
- the LOC108216697 gene encoding laccase-2 has translation MIFVYITRFDHVSWYKQTQHSNTSSVFKEQIMATCLFSAPAAFLPAFLFLMSSVCFAPEVATAMHAGITRHYKFNIRLQNVTRLCHTKSMVTVNGKFPGPRIVAREGDRVLIKVVNHVSNNITIHWHGIRQLQSGWADGPAYVTQCPIQSGQTYVYNYTIIGQRGTLWWHAHVSWLRASVYGPIVIFPKHNVPYPFPKPDKEVPIMFGEWWNADPEAVISQALQTGGGPNVSDAYTINGFPGPLYNCSAHETYKLKVKPGKTYLLRIINSALNDDLFFSIANHTLTIVEADASYVKPFQTDILFITPGQTTNVLLKTKPLSHNATTFFMTARPYFTGQGTFDNSTVAGVLQYENDSSNITNLPLPTLPPINGTSFVANFTSKFRSLANSQYPANVPQTVDKHFFFTVGLGTHPCPKNQTCQGPNNSSKFAASINNISLVLPTTAFLQAYFFGKSNGVYTTDFPVTPLMPFNYTGTPPNNTIVTNGTKLVVLPYNTTVELVMQDTSILGAESHPLHLHGFNFFIVGQGFGNFDAKNDPAKFNLVDPVERNTVGVPSGGWVAIRFLADNPGVWFMHCHFDVHLSWGLRMAWVVLDGKLPSQKLPPPPADLPKC, from the exons CTGCACCAGCAGCATTCTTGCCTGCTTTCCTCTTCCTCATGAGTAGTGTCTGCTTTGCTCCTGAGGTGGCAACTGCAATGCATGCTGGCATTACAAGGCATTATAAGTTTAAT ATAAGGTTGCAAAATGTGACAAGATTGTGTCACACAAAGAGCATGGTGACTGTCAATGGCAAGTTTCCTGGACCGCGCATTGTGGCTAGAGAGGGCGATCGCGTGCTCATTAAAGTTGTGAACCATGTCTCCAATAATATCACCATCCATTG GCATGGAATTCGACAACTCCAGAGCGGATGGGCAGATGGACCGGCATATGTAACACAATGTCCCATTCAGAGTGGCCAGACTTATGTTTACAATTATACCATTATTGGACAAAGGGGAACTCTGTGGTGGCATGCTCATGTTTCATGGCTAAGAGCTAGCGTTTATGGACCGATTGTCATCTTTCCCAAGCACAATGTTCCTTATCCGTTTCCCAAACCAGACAAGGAAGTTCCAATCATGTTTG GAGAATGGTGGAATGCTGATCCAGAGGCTGTTATCAGCCAAGCCCTTCAAACCGGAGGCGGACCTAATGTGTCTGATGCATACACCATCAATGGTTTCCCTGGACCATTGTACAATTGTTCTGCTCAtg AAACATATAAGCTGAAGGTGAAGCCTGGGAAAACATATCTTCTCCGCATTATCAACTCTGCACTCAACGACGATCTCTTTTTCAGTATAGCTAATCACACCTTAACAATAGTTGAAGCTGATGCCAGTTACGTCAAGCCATTCCAGACTGATATCCTCTTCATCACGCCAGGACAAACGACTAATGTTCTTCTGAAAACAAAGCCTCTTTCTCACAACGCCACTACTTTCTTCATGACTGCTAGACCATACTTCACTGGCCAAGGAACATTCGACAACTCCACAGTAGCTGGAGTCCTCCAATATGAAAATGACTCTTCTAATATCACAAACCTTCCTCTGCCTACTCTTCCTCCAATCAATGGAACATCTTTTGTTGCTAATTTTACCAGCAAGTTTCGAAGCCTAGCTAATTCACAGTATCCAGCAAATGTACCTCAAACTGTTGACAAACATTTTTTCTTCACAGTAGGCCTCGGAACACACCCCTGTCCCAAGAACCAAACTTGTCAAGGACCCAACAATAGTTCTAAATTCGCCGCATCAATTAACAACATCTCTTTAGTTCTGCCTACAACTGCATTTCTCCAAGCATACTTCTTCGGAAAATCTAATGGCGTCTACACTACTGATTTTCCTGTCACTCCCCTCATGCCATTTAATTACACTGGCACTCCTCCTAATAACACCATTGTGACTAATGGTACTAAATTGGTGGTGCTGCCATATAACACTACTGTGGAGCTGGTGATGCAAGATACTAGTATTCTAGGTGCTGAAAGCCATCCTCTCCATCTTCATGGCTTTAACTTCTTTATAGTTGGCCAAGGTTTCGGAAACTTTGATGCTAAGAATGATCCTGCCAAGTTCAACCTTGTGGATCCTGTTGAAAGAAACACAGTTGGTGTGCCTTCTGGTGGATGGGTTGCCATTCGTTTTCTGGCTGATAACCCTG GGGTGTGGTTCATGCACTGTCATTTCGACGTGCATTTGAGCTGGGGATTAAGGATGGCATGGGTTGTTTTGGATGGGAAGCTTCCAAGCCAGAAACTGCCTCCTCCACCTGCAGATCTTCCCAAGTGCTAA